DNA sequence from the Rhodanobacter soli genome:
CGTGGCCGTTGGACGACGACCCGCGCCGACATCCGCTGCTGCGTCGCTGGGATCAGCGCGAGGCGGTGAATGCGCAAGGCGTGCAGGCCGTGGCCGAAGGCGCGCCGATCGCGCTGGAGGACGGCATCCAGGTCAGCTTCGAAGCGGGCGGGCTGTATGCCATCGGCGACTACTGGCTGATTCCCGCGCGAGTGGCCGGCAACGGCCTGCTCGACTGGCCGATGAGCGGCACGGCGCCCGCTGCGCTGCCGCCGCGCGGATTGCATCACCACGCGGTGCTCGGCGTCACCGGCGACAACGCCGCCTACGACGAATGCTGCTGCCGCTTCGACAGCCTGTGCGAGTTGCTGCGCGCCTCGTCCAAGACGCACGGCCACGACCTGCTCACCGCGCCCGCGGTGGGCGCCGCCAAGTCCACGGCGGCGGCCGGCAGCGCCAAGCGCAAGCGGACGCGCGCCAAGCCGGCGAAGCCCGGCAATCCCTGAGTGCACCGCGCCTCAGCCCCGGCATCCGAATCATGGCCAAGGAAACTGTCCGATGGATCCGCTGACTGCTCCGTACTTTCCCATCATCTACGTCCGCGGCTACGCGATGACGGCGAACGAGATCGCCGATACCGTCGCCACGCCGTACATGGGCTTCAATCTCGGCTCCACCAAGCTGCGCCAGGCCTGGGACGGCACCGTGCGACGCCATGTGTTCGAGTCCCCGCTGGTGCGGTTGATGAAGGATTACGGTTACCGCGACGTCTACGCCGATGGCAGCGAGATCAGCGGCGAACTGCCGGCGCGCAGCGTGGTCATCTACCGCTACTACGAAACGGCCGACACCGACCTGGGCGACGGCAAGGTGCTGTCGATCGTCGAAGCCGCCACCGGCCTGCGCGACCTGATCCGCCAGCTGCGCGACCAGGTCTGCGGCACCGATGCGGCGCGGAAAAAGGCGTTCCGCGTGTACCTGGTCGCCCATTCGATGGGTGGACTGGTATGCCGCAGCTTCCTGCAGAACGACAAGATCAGCACCGGCGCCGACCGTGCCATGGTGGACAAGGTATTCACCTACGCCACACCGCACAACGGCATCGAGATGGTCGGCTTCAATGTGCCGGCGGTGCTCGGCCTGTGGGACATGAATAACTTCAACCGCAAGAACATGGCCGGCTACCTCGGCCTGAAGGGCACGCCGGAGCGTGTGGATACGCTGGACGGCAAGTTCGATCCGCAACGCTTCTTCTGCTTCGTCGGCACCAATCATCGCGACTACGAGGCGGCGCTCGGCATCTCGCGCAAGCTCGCCGGCGAGATGAGCGACGGCCTGGTGAAGATCGAGAACGCCACCGTGAGCGAAGCGCCGCGCGCCTTCGCCTACCGCAGCCACAGCGGCGTATACGGCGTGGTCAATTCCGAGGAGGGTTACCAGAACCTGGTGCGCTTCCTGTTCGGCGACATGCGCGTGGACGGTGTGCTGGAGGTGGACGTACTGCCGCTGCCGGCCTCGGTGCAGAAAGCGAAGGACGACGGCAAACAGGTGCGTGCTTCGTACTACTTCGAGGCCACCGTGGCCCCGCGCGGCACCAACAGCTACCGCTTGACCGAGCGTCGCCGGGATACCTTCAGCGCGATCCTGCGCGGCTTCGACGAACTGCTGCGACCGGACAACGCCGGGCTGGCGGCGCCGCGCTCGCCGGTGCTGTTCTCGGCGTTCCTCGACACCAGCAAGATCACCTCCGGCAATACCGTCGTGTTCAGCGTGGAGCTGACCGTATCGACCACCGGCTACACCATCGACAACAAGCTGTGGCTGGACAAGCACGTCGAGGGCGAATACCTGTTCCGCGACACCGTGGTAGTCCGGGCGACGCGCAGCGGCGATGGCTGGAACGTGCGCTACGTGCTCGCCGACGAGCAATCCAGCGAAGGGCTCGGCACCCTGGCCGAGTCCCGGCCGGAGGGCTACCTGATTCCACTTTCTTCGCAGAAAGGCTTCAAGGGACGGCTGCGGCTGACGGTGCAGCGACCCGTGCCGGCAGGCGGCTGAGCTTCCAAGGCAGGGGCCGCAGCAACGATCCATGTCCGGCTTGCCGAAAAGGCAGCTTGCCGCTTGTTCGCCCACCGGCCTGAAAGCCCGTTTCCAGTTCAACCGATCAGGACATCCCTCGAAGCATTGGCCACTTGCGGAGTTTGGACGATGGACAAGAACGAATGTCTTGCGATGCAGCTGGCAACCCACATCGACTGGTTCGACAAAGAGTCGAGAGGGCATAAGCAGCTGCACCGGAAACTGCGCTACCTGGCCTTTTCCCTTACTGCGCTGTCGACGGTCCTGGCCGGGCTGGCGCTTGCCGCGCCCGAACTGCAGACGTCAAGCAACGTCGCCATCGTGTTGACCACGGCGGTCGCCGGCCTGGCTACCTCCATCGAGGGTTTGCGCAAGCCCGGTGAGTTATGGATCCACGAAAGAACGCTCTACTACGCGCTCAAAGATCTCAAGCGCAAACTCGAGTTCAGCACCTCGGAGGATCACGACCCCAGGGTCGTCGACATCATTTTCTCCGAGATGCAGGACGTTCTTGGTTCTGCACGCGAGCGATGGAGCCGGCAAGTGGCCGGGAAGGCGGGAAAGGAATCATCGGACCGGTCAACTTGAGGACGCGTAACCGGAGTCATCAATTCGCATAACTGGCGCCTGCTTGGCCTTGGTTTTCACAGCCCCGGTCGCCAATAGGCCCCGCGAACGGGTCCGGTTCGCCCGCGACCGGCTTGGCAACCCACCCTAGTGGGCAACGGGCTGCCTTTACACTATGCGGATGAACGACTCCGCCTGCGCGTCACCCTGGCGTCTATCCGTCGCCCCGATGATGGACTGGACCGACCGGCACTGCCGCTACTTCCATCGGCTGCTGACGCCGCGGGCGCGGCTGTATACCGAGATGGTGACCAGTGCGGCGCTGGTGCGCGGCAAACAGCTACGCCTGCTCGAGCACAGCCAGCAGGAACATCCGCTGGCCTTGCAACTGGGCGGCAGCGATCCGCACGAACTGGCGCAGGCGGCGCGCTTTGGCGCCGAGGCCGGCTACGACGAGATCAACCTCAACGTGGGCTGCCCGTCGGACCGGGTGCAGTCGGGGCGCTTCGGTGCCTGCCTGATGTACGAGCCGGCGCTGGTGGCCGAGTGCGTGAAGGCGATGCGCGACGCGGTCAGCGTCCCGGTGACGGTGAAGTGCCGCATCGGCGTGGACGACCAGGACGACTACGCCGGGCTGCAGCACTTCACCGAGCTGATGCTGGAGGCCGGCGTCGGGGTGCTGGTGGTGCACGCGCGCAAGGCCTGGCTCAAGGGCTTGTCGCCGAAGGAGAACCGCGAGGTGCCGCCGCTGGATTACGCGCGGGTGTACCGGCTCAAGCGTGAATTCCCCGAACTGGTGGTGGTGATCAACGGCGGCATCACCACGGTGGCACAGGTACAGGCGCATCTGGCGCAACTGGACGGGGTGATGCTGGGCCGCGCCGCGTACCACGACCCGTACCTGCTGGCGCAGGTCGAGCATGCACTGCACGGCGAGCCGCTGCCCACGCGTGAAAGCGTGTTGCAGCGCCTGCGGCCGTACGTCGAGGCCGAGCTGGCGCGCGGCACCGCGCTGAAGCACATCAGCCGGCACCTGCTCGGCCTGTATCAGGGCGAACCGGGCGCGCGCGCGTTCCGCCGCACGCTCAGCGAGGGCGCGCATCTGCCGGGCGCGGGCTGGGCCTTGCTGGAACAGGCCCAGGCGCCCTGCGCGGCGGCAGCGTGACAGCTACCGTCCGTCCGGTCAGTATTCAGGCCTGATTGCCTAGGCTGGACGTTTCGGCAGCTGCCAGGCGGGAACTTCACGCATGACAACGCACAAAAACTTCATCCTTGCTCTGTTCATATCGCTGTGCACCGGCGTGTCCGGGGCGGCTTTGGCGCAGGCGGCCGGGTCGGCGGTGACCCTGGACCAGGCAGTGCTCAAGGTGCAGGAGGACACCGGCGGCAAGATACTGTCGGCCGAGCAGCGGGGGGTCGGGCATCGGCAGGAGTACCGCATCAAGGTGCTTACTCCCGATGGTCACGTCAAGGTGATGGTGGTCTCTTCCGAATCAGGCAAGAATCCGGCATCTACCCAGTCAACCAAGAACCTGCCCGCCAAGAGCGCGGGCCGCAAGGAGAAACGCTGATGCGCATCCTGTTGGTGGAGGACGAGGCGCCGTTGCGCGAGACGCTGGCGGCACGCCTGAAACGGGACGGCTTCGCCGTCGATGCGGCGCAGGATGGCGAGGAGGGCATCTACCTCGGCCGCGAAGTGCCGTTCGACCTGGCGATCATCGACCTGGGCCTGCCCAAGATGTCCGGCATGGAACTGGTCAAGGCGCTGCGCGAACATGGACAGCGCTATCCGATCCTGATCCTGACCGCGCGCGGCAGCTGGCAGGACAAGGTCGAGGGGCTGAAGTACGGCGCCGACGACTACCTGGTGAAGCCGTTCCACGTCGAGGAATTGCTGGCGCGCATCAACGCGCTGGTGCGCCGCGCCAGCGGCTGGTCGAAACCGATCCTGGCCTGCGGCATGATCAAGCTGGACACCACCGCGCAGACGGTGACGGTGGAGGGCAAGCTGGTCGACCTCACCAGCTACGAATACAAGGTGCTGGAATACCTGATGCTGCACGCCGGCGAGCTGGTCTCCAAGGCCGATCTCACCGAACATATCTACCAGCAGGATTTCGACCGCGACTCCAACGTGCTCGAAGTGTTCATCGGCCGGTTGCGGCGCAAGCTGGATCCGGAAGGCACCCTCAAACCCATCGAGACGGTACGTGGACGCGGATACCGCTTTGCCATCCCGCGCACCGACGGCGACGACGAATGAGCGCAGGTCGCCGCGCCGCCCGCTTTCACTGGCGGCGCGCGCGGCGATCGCCACCAGTTTTGTGCTGGCAGGCTTTCTCGGCCTGGTCGGGCTCACCCTGACGCAGACCAACAAGGCGCGCGCGCTGCGCACGCTGCATGACCGGCTCGAGACTTTCGCGATTGCGTACATCACCAATACCGATGTCAACCGGTACGGCAAGTTGTTGCAGCCGGAAACGTCGCCGAACCCGAATTTCTCGCGGCCGGGTTCCGGCCTGTACGCCGTGGCGCTGGGCGACCACGGCTATCGCTGGGAGTCGTCCTCGGCGATCGGCCGCGACTTCACCTTCCTGAAGCCGCTGGAGCCGGGCCAGAGCCAGTTCGTGGGGCCGGTCGACACCCGCATGGGCCGGCTGTACTACTACAGCTACGGCGTGGCGCTGGATACGGTGGACAAGAAGTCGGTGCGGCTCACCGTGATGGTGGCGCAGACCGAGGACCAGCTCGAAGGCGAGAGCGCGGTGTTCCGCCACACCTTGGTGGTCTGGCTGTCGATCCTCGGCGTGATGCTGATCGTGCTGCAACTGCTGTTGCTGCGCTGGAGCCTGACCCCGTTGCGCAAGGTGGCCAGTGACATGAGCCGGGTCGAGCGCGGCGACAGTGAGCAACTTGACAGCCAGTACCCGCTGGAACTGACTGGCCTGACCGAGCGCATCAATGCGTTCATCACCAACGAGCGCGAGCAGCGCACGCGTTACCGGCATACCCTGGCCGACCTGGCGCACAGCCTGAAGACGCCGCTGGCGGTGATCCGCTCGCAGCTGGAATCGCCGACGACCGGCGACGAGGCGGCGCGGCGCAGCAGCGTGCTCGACCAGGTGCGGCGGATGAACGAACTGGTGGCCTACCAGCTGTCACGCGCCGCCACGTCCGGCCGCCAGACCTTCGCCAGCGCGGTGCCGATCGCCGGCCATGCCGAGGATCTGGTGCAGGGCCTGGAGAAGGTCTATGCCGCCAAGAACGTCCTGTGCGAGTTCGACATCGAGGAAGGTGCGGTGTTCTACGGCGAGCAGGGCGATCTGCTGGAGCTGATGGGCAACCTGCTGGAGAACGCGTTCAAGTGGGCCGGTCACCGGGTACTGCTGGTGATGAAGATGCAGCGCCAGGCCGGCCGGCAGCGGCCCGGCCTGTGGCTGAGCGTGGAAGACGACGGCCCGGGCATCGCCGAGGACAAGATCGAGAAGGTGCTGCAACGCGGCGTGCGCGGCGACGAGCGGGTGCAGGGCCACGGCATCGGCCTGTCGATCGTGCAGGACATCGTGCATGCCTACCAGGGCGAACTGGTGGTCGACCGCTCGCCGGAATTCGGCGGCGCCCGCTTCAGCGTGAGCCTGCCGGCGAGCTGAGCCTCGGAACCTGTTGAAAGGCCATCAGCGTGCGCGGCAGAAGCCGACCGGCTCGCGGCCCTCGGCCGGCGAGCGGCCGTAGAACGCCGCCAGCAATTCGGCGATCGTCGGCTCGGCCTCGCGCAACAGCGCCGGCTGCGAGTAATGCAGCTCGCTGACCACGGCGAAATACTCGGCGGCACTTTCGGTGGCGTAGTGATCGATCGGGCTGTCGCAGCTGTCCTGCGGCATCGCGGCCAGGCGATCGTAGGCCAGCTGGAACTGCTGGATCCAGCGTCGCCGCGGGATGTTCACCAGCGGCGGCACGCCATCGGGCGGGCCATCGAGCATGTCCAGCTTGTGCGCCATCTCGTGCACGACCACGTTGTAGCCGTCCCAAGGCTGCTCCAGGTCCAGTTGCACGTCGGCCAGCGACAGCACCAGCGGCCCGCGTTCCCACGCTTCGCCTATGCGGATCTCGTCGCCCTCGGTGACTACGCCGGTACGGTCGTCGTGGTGGCTGCGGCGTACCTTGAACTCCCCCGGGTAGACCAGCACCTCGCGCCAGCCGCGCAGGCTGGCGGCACCCTGCTGCAGCGCCGGCAGGCAGGCCTGCATGGCGATCAGCAGGCGCCAGTAATCGTCCAGCACGGCGCCGGCCAGTGCATGGAAGCGTTTGCGTGCCAGGAACAGGGCGGACAGCCGGCGCAGGTGTTGTTGCCGTTCGGGATCGAGCCGGCGTGCCAGCGGGCAGCCGGCCAGCGCGCGTCGCCACAGTGGGTCGGTTATCGGCGCCGGCTCAAAACGCGCCCGCAGCGATTGCCACCAATGCCCCGGCATGACGCCGAGCGCTTACTGGATCGACCCAGGCAGCAGCGATTGCCAGCCCAGATGCGGCCGGCGGGTTGGCGTCGGCGCGGAGGAAGCGCCGCCGGAGCGACCGCTGCCATTGCCGGAGGTGCTGCCGGAGTTGTCGCTGTTGCTGGCCGGCGGACAATCGCGGGTCAGCCCCAGCGCATCGCCGCCGCTGCTGGTATTGCCGTCGTGGGAGCTGGCGCTGTCAAGCGCGGCGTGCGAGGGGTCCAGGTCCTGGGCGGTGTCAAGACTTGTCGCCGCGGCGCCGCCGATCCCGGCAATGCACAAGGCGCAACCGATAAGCCAATGGGTGGCACGCATGGCGATCGAACTCCCTGACCCGCAAGCGAAGACCCTGATCGTCTCAGAAACATGGGTGCCATGCCAGTGCTGTCACCCCGGCGGCGGTCACGCCAGGGGCCAGTGGCGGATGCCGCAGGGCCGGCCGGCCGGGCTAGAATCCGCCGATGTCCAATCCGCCCCACGATTCTTTTTCCCGTTGCCGCCGGCCCGTCGCCGCCACCGTGTCCGGGACCCGCTGATGCAGCCGGTGCAGTTGCTGGCTTTGCTTGCCGGAGGCGAAGCGTTGTCCGGCGCCGGTCTTGCCGCGCAGGCCGGGGTGACCCGCGCGGCGATCTGGAAGCAGGTCGAAGCCCTGCGTGCCCGCGGCGTGCCGATCGAGGCACGCGGTGCGGCCGGGTACCGCCTGCCATGGGCGCTGCAGATGCTGGACGCGAAGCAGATCCGCGCCGCCCTGCCAGCGCCGCTGGCGCGCTCGCTGGGTGCACTGGAGGTGCATTGGGAGCTCGATTCCACCTCCAGCGAACTGCAACGCCGCGGCGCCGGCGCGGCGGACCTCAGCATCGTGCTGGCCGAGACCCAGCATGCCGGCCGCGGCCGGCGCGGCCGCGAGTGGCTGTCGCCGCCGGGGCTGAACCTGTATCTGTCCTGCCTCAAGCGCTTCGAATCGGGGTTTGCTGCATTGACCGGGTTGTCGCTGGCCGTCGGCGTGATCGTGCTGCGCGCGCTGGAAAATCTGGGCATCGCCGGGGCCGGCTTGAAGTGGCCGAACGACGTCCTGGCCGTCACCGACGGGCAGGCGGGCGGCAAGCTGGGTGGCATCCTGGTCGAGCTGAGCGGCGAATACCAAGGGCCGTGCGCAGCGATCATCGGCATCGGCCTCAACC
Encoded proteins:
- a CDS encoding esterase/lipase family protein, which gives rise to MDPLTAPYFPIIYVRGYAMTANEIADTVATPYMGFNLGSTKLRQAWDGTVRRHVFESPLVRLMKDYGYRDVYADGSEISGELPARSVVIYRYYETADTDLGDGKVLSIVEAATGLRDLIRQLRDQVCGTDAARKKAFRVYLVAHSMGGLVCRSFLQNDKISTGADRAMVDKVFTYATPHNGIEMVGFNVPAVLGLWDMNNFNRKNMAGYLGLKGTPERVDTLDGKFDPQRFFCFVGTNHRDYEAALGISRKLAGEMSDGLVKIENATVSEAPRAFAYRSHSGVYGVVNSEEGYQNLVRFLFGDMRVDGVLEVDVLPLPASVQKAKDDGKQVRASYYFEATVAPRGTNSYRLTERRRDTFSAILRGFDELLRPDNAGLAAPRSPVLFSAFLDTSKITSGNTVVFSVELTVSTTGYTIDNKLWLDKHVEGEYLFRDTVVVRATRSGDGWNVRYVLADEQSSEGLGTLAESRPEGYLIPLSSQKGFKGRLRLTVQRPVPAGG
- a CDS encoding DUF4231 domain-containing protein, yielding MDKNECLAMQLATHIDWFDKESRGHKQLHRKLRYLAFSLTALSTVLAGLALAAPELQTSSNVAIVLTTAVAGLATSIEGLRKPGELWIHERTLYYALKDLKRKLEFSTSEDHDPRVVDIIFSEMQDVLGSARERWSRQVAGKAGKESSDRST
- the dusA gene encoding tRNA dihydrouridine(20/20a) synthase DusA, encoding MNDSACASPWRLSVAPMMDWTDRHCRYFHRLLTPRARLYTEMVTSAALVRGKQLRLLEHSQQEHPLALQLGGSDPHELAQAARFGAEAGYDEINLNVGCPSDRVQSGRFGACLMYEPALVAECVKAMRDAVSVPVTVKCRIGVDDQDDYAGLQHFTELMLEAGVGVLVVHARKAWLKGLSPKENREVPPLDYARVYRLKREFPELVVVINGGITTVAQVQAHLAQLDGVMLGRAAYHDPYLLAQVEHALHGEPLPTRESVLQRLRPYVEAELARGTALKHISRHLLGLYQGEPGARAFRRTLSEGAHLPGAGWALLEQAQAPCAAAA
- a CDS encoding PepSY domain-containing protein, coding for MTTHKNFILALFISLCTGVSGAALAQAAGSAVTLDQAVLKVQEDTGGKILSAEQRGVGHRQEYRIKVLTPDGHVKVMVVSSESGKNPASTQSTKNLPAKSAGRKEKR
- a CDS encoding response regulator transcription factor, coding for MRILLVEDEAPLRETLAARLKRDGFAVDAAQDGEEGIYLGREVPFDLAIIDLGLPKMSGMELVKALREHGQRYPILILTARGSWQDKVEGLKYGADDYLVKPFHVEELLARINALVRRASGWSKPILACGMIKLDTTAQTVTVEGKLVDLTSYEYKVLEYLMLHAGELVSKADLTEHIYQQDFDRDSNVLEVFIGRLRRKLDPEGTLKPIETVRGRGYRFAIPRTDGDDE
- a CDS encoding ATP-binding protein — its product is MPSRAPTATTNERRSPRRPLSLAARAAIATSFVLAGFLGLVGLTLTQTNKARALRTLHDRLETFAIAYITNTDVNRYGKLLQPETSPNPNFSRPGSGLYAVALGDHGYRWESSSAIGRDFTFLKPLEPGQSQFVGPVDTRMGRLYYYSYGVALDTVDKKSVRLTVMVAQTEDQLEGESAVFRHTLVVWLSILGVMLIVLQLLLLRWSLTPLRKVASDMSRVERGDSEQLDSQYPLELTGLTERINAFITNEREQRTRYRHTLADLAHSLKTPLAVIRSQLESPTTGDEAARRSSVLDQVRRMNELVAYQLSRAATSGRQTFASAVPIAGHAEDLVQGLEKVYAAKNVLCEFDIEEGAVFYGEQGDLLELMGNLLENAFKWAGHRVLLVMKMQRQAGRQRPGLWLSVEDDGPGIAEDKIEKVLQRGVRGDERVQGHGIGLSIVQDIVHAYQGELVVDRSPEFGGARFSVSLPAS
- a CDS encoding zinc-dependent peptidase translates to MPGHWWQSLRARFEPAPITDPLWRRALAGCPLARRLDPERQQHLRRLSALFLARKRFHALAGAVLDDYWRLLIAMQACLPALQQGAASLRGWREVLVYPGEFKVRRSHHDDRTGVVTEGDEIRIGEAWERGPLVLSLADVQLDLEQPWDGYNVVVHEMAHKLDMLDGPPDGVPPLVNIPRRRWIQQFQLAYDRLAAMPQDSCDSPIDHYATESAAEYFAVVSELHYSQPALLREAEPTIAELLAAFYGRSPAEGREPVGFCRAR
- a CDS encoding biotin--[acetyl-CoA-carboxylase] ligase produces the protein MQPVQLLALLAGGEALSGAGLAAQAGVTRAAIWKQVEALRARGVPIEARGAAGYRLPWALQMLDAKQIRAALPAPLARSLGALEVHWELDSTSSELQRRGAGAADLSIVLAETQHAGRGRRGREWLSPPGLNLYLSCLKRFESGFAALTGLSLAVGVIVLRALENLGIAGAGLKWPNDVLAVTDGQAGGKLGGILVELSGEYQGPCAAIIGIGLNLRLTPALHEQAGQPASDLATLAGGTPPDRNRAAAALIAALVEGLRQFERDGFAAFGADYARCDLLRDQPLQLSGALGTFDGVGAGVDAHGALQVRMTDGSVRRVDSADVTVRRA